Sequence from the Synechococcales cyanobacterium T60_A2020_003 genome:
GATGTATCGTGACCATTGACGCGATGGGTTGCCCGAGGGAGATGGCCGCCGCCCTGGCTGAAGATGCCTGTCGGATTCGCAAAGACCACGCCCCGCAGACCATGAGCTTATTGCGACAGATTGCGTTGAATCGGTTGGGGCAGGACAAATCCACCAAAGTGGGCATCAAAGCAAAGCGCAAAAAGGCGGGGGGGATGATGCTTATCTCCGCAAAATCCTTACTCAATGATTTTTATGCGTTTGCCCTAGGCTGGAAGCGACCTAAAAACTAGGTAAACTAACGCTTACGTTACAATTTGGGTAGATCTATCGATTCAATGCAGGTCGATGGTTGCCGGGTAGGGCGATCATTAGGGCAGCATCGGTCAGTTTTCTTTTCGAGGCGCTATGGTCTCAGTAATAACAAAACTGTTTTTTCCGGTTATCCTATGTGCCAAACTGAATATACCTCAATTTTTGCATTAATCAGGTAGGATGACCTCAGCGTTAGCGCAAACAAGCTGCGTTCCCATAGCGGCTCTCGCTAGAGAATCACCTCTGCTCCGTTGTCTTTGTATCATTTCCTGCTGGACTCAATGCTAGAGAAGGAAAGCACCGACGTCACATCGCCATCCCCAAACAACAATGCTGAAGCTGCCTTGCAGCTCCTCCTGTTTGTGGATAAGCGCCCTAGTTCAGTCGAAAAGATTCGTCAAGTTCGTAATCATCTTAAACATCTGCAAGCTGAATATCCTTTTAGCCTTCAGGTGATTGATGTCAGCGAACAGCCCCACCTTGCTGAACATTTCAAGCTAGTCGCAACGCCAACCTTGATCAAGCTACACCCTGCGCCGCGCCAAACTCTGGCAGGCAGTAATTTAGTGACTCAGATTGAAAATTGGTGGGTGCGTTGGCAACGTTCGGCTGAAGAATATTCGACGCGTGTCCTCAACGAGCTAGAGGCTTCGGGCGATTCTAGCTCAGAGAATGGCTCCTCTGTTGTAGCCTACGAAGACAACTCTGTTGCTCACTCAGCTCAGGTAATTCAGCTTTCGGATGAAATTTTTTGCTTAAAGCAGGAAAAAGAAGCACTACAAGCCCAACTCCAGTTCAAAGATCGGTTGATTGCGATGCTGGCTCATGACTTACGCAATCCTCTAACAGCGGTTTCGATCGCCCTTGAAACCCTGGACATGGGCACGAACAATCCTGCTGCTGCTGCCCGGATTACCCCTGAACTGATGGCGCAGTTGATCAAGCATGCCCGCACTCAAGCTAAAGCCATCGATCGCATGATTACGAATGTGCTGCAAACCGCACGAAATGAGGGGGCTGAACTGCAAGTGAATCTCCAAGAACTAGACATTTCCCAGCTTTGTCACGAGATTTTAGCTCGTTTAAAGCCTCAGTTCGCAACCAAATCTCAGCACATTAAGACCGATATTCCTGGAGATTTACCCCACGTGTATGCGGATGCGGAGCGGATTCAGCAAGTTTTGGTCAATCTTTTAGATAACGCGATGAAATACACCCCGGTTGATGGGGAAATCGGTTTGTCCATCCTGCACCGTACGACCCAGAAGGTACAGGTTAGCATTAGTGATAATGGCCCTGGCATTCCGTCCGAAAATCAGGATCGGATTTTTGAAGATCGCTTTCGGCTGAAACGGGATGAGGCCAAAGATGGCTACGGCATTGGTTTATCTCTCTGTCAGCGCATCATCCGAGCTCACTACGGGCAAATTTGGGTCGATTCAAATCCCGATCGCGGGAGTTGCTTTCACTTTACGCTTCCGGTGTATCGGGCTTGAACTGCACTCCAGAGGAGGCGATCGCACCCGGAGTGATGACAGCGTTACGTCCAGTCGGCCTCTAGCATTGACCTCAATACCTACGGTGAACGCTCTAACTGTCGCATCATTCGCATCATTTTCCACACCGTCAGCGCATAGCTGTCTGCAAATGGGCGATCGCTCCAATACGGTAGCTTGAGGAACGGGGGGCAATGTAGGTTAGGACTATCGTGAGATCTGGCTAAAAGTACTGTTCAAAAGCGATTTCCACTCGTCATAGTAGATATGTAAATCAGGCTGTTTACTGATTTTTGAAGTTAGTGTGGCTCCATCTTAAGTTTTCCTATTTTGGTTCTCCTGCTTTAGTCTGTGTCGTCGGGTGATTTTTAATTTTGAAGCTCTCCTTTGAAAAAGGTTCATTGAATCATGGAATTTAACTCTCCCACCTCTCCCATGTCGTCTGCGGTGGCCGATGCACCCAAGAATGGGCAATTGGCAAATTCGCCCATTCAGCTCGGCTATGCCTGGGCTTGTCCCTGGTCTGATCGGGTTGAAACCTTACGGCAATTGCTCGATCGGCATCGCGGCGATCGCCAACTCGTGCTACTCCAGGACTTTCCCGATCCCGATGCCCTATCCTGCGCCTGGACCTACAAGCTCATTGCCAAACAGTTTGATATTCAATGCGATCTGGTTTATGCCGGAACCCTCAGCCATCAAGAAAATATTGCCCTCGTGCGCTTAACTGGGCTACCCATCCAGCGCTGGACGGTGCAAACGGCCAAGACCAAAGATTTGTCCGTTTATCAAGGCTACGTGCTGATTGACAGTCAGGGCGGAACGACTCAACTGCTGGAACTAGTCCAAGCCGCCAAAATTCCTCCATGTGTGGTGATTGATCACCATAGTCTTCAGGACGATTTGCGCCCAGAGTTTGCTGATATCCGCCCGCAAACCCGCGCGACCTCCACCATTTTCACGCAGTATCTCCAGGCCGGATTGCTGAAGCTGGACACCAATAACCAGGAGCATGTGAAGTGTGCTACTGCGTTGATGCACGGGCTACGTTCAGACACGAACCGACTAATGCACGCTCAGGAAGAAGACTTTCTAGCCGCCGCCTTCCTAAGCCGATTTTATGATGCCCAACTCCTCAACTCTGTCCTACAATCGTCGCGATCGAAACAGGTGATGGACGTGATTGAGCGATCGCTCCGCAACCGTATTTTGGAAAACAACTTCTGCATTGCGGGCGTGGGCTATCTCCGCTATGACTACCGCGATGCCATTCCCCAAGCGGCTGATTTTCTAGTCACCGAGGAAAACGTTCATACCGCAGTCGTCTATGGCATTGTCCATGACGAAGACGAAGATCTAGAATTGGTGATCGGGTCACTACGCACGAATAAGATTACCCTTGACCCCGATGAATTCATCAAAGAAGCCTTGGGACAGGATAGTCAGGGACGCTTCTTTGGGGGCGGACGGGCAATGGCAGGTG
This genomic interval carries:
- a CDS encoding histidine kinase → MLEKESTDVTSPSPNNNAEAALQLLLFVDKRPSSVEKIRQVRNHLKHLQAEYPFSLQVIDVSEQPHLAEHFKLVATPTLIKLHPAPRQTLAGSNLVTQIENWWVRWQRSAEEYSTRVLNELEASGDSSSENGSSVVAYEDNSVAHSAQVIQLSDEIFCLKQEKEALQAQLQFKDRLIAMLAHDLRNPLTAVSIALETLDMGTNNPAAAARITPELMAQLIKHARTQAKAIDRMITNVLQTARNEGAELQVNLQELDISQLCHEILARLKPQFATKSQHIKTDIPGDLPHVYADAERIQQVLVNLLDNAMKYTPVDGEIGLSILHRTTQKVQVSISDNGPGIPSENQDRIFEDRFRLKRDEAKDGYGIGLSLCQRIIRAHYGQIWVDSNPDRGSCFHFTLPVYRA